Within Desulfatiglans sp., the genomic segment CATTTTACGTCTCATATTATTTTCCAAGGTTTGATCCTCCAGTGAATGTTTCTGATATCTATTATCAATATCAAATATTGATAATGATAATGGATATCAATATTTATTTTTGTCGTCAAGATATTTTTTTTAAAAATAATTATTTAATAACGCTGTTAGTACTGAACGATCAGGGAATATAAAAAAGACAAGCTTACCCAGTAAAATTAAAGTATATCGAAATGCACTAAAACGCGTTTCTATATAATTGAATGGGTGTATTAGATTATTACTGATTATGTATTGTGAAGATACTTAAATATTCCAGGTCATGTATATTTGGAAAAAGGAAAGCCTATATCCTTAACAGCCTCTCCACAAAGGTTTTGGCCCTGATCTTTTCGATCTTTTTAGTATTTTCATCCATCTGCCGAAATTCAGACTCTATCTGCCCCTCGATGATATTTATTTCATTATTGTACACCTGTATCTTTGTCTCCAGGTCAAGTATGGCAATCTTGTCTTCTCTTAAAAGGTTGCGGCTGCTAAAAGATTTCAGGCGTAGCTGTGCATCTTTTTTTGTATCCTCTTTTTCCTTCAATAATGCCTTCTTCTCCTGAATAAATGCACTAATTTCTTTATTTTCCTTAAGTAAGGGGGATTCCCTTTCCATTGTAAAAAAAAGGTATGAAAAACCAGCTAAAAGGATAATTAAGGCCAGAAATACAATCTTGAAGACACCGGAAATAAGCTTTACTGCCCCTGACAATAAGTTGAGCCGCCCGAAAAAACCAGAGATCTGATCGCTCTTTGTGTATTTCACATCAGTCCCTTTAACCTGATGCCATATCTTTCCTATAGCCTCAGTGACCTTTTTTATGTCATCGCCAAGGTTTTCCCCGAGCTTACCTGATTTACATTCCGATATGACCGAATCTTTTCCGGAAAGCATGTTTTCTACAGTCCTGTCAAAACTCTTCATGATTACATCGGTGTTTACCTCTGCTGTAAATTTGCCGGGAAACTCCTTTTTGAGAAACTTTATATCATCTCTTAGATGGACAAGAGATTTTTTTATCTCCTTTCCAAACTTGGCAAGGTAAACATTTTCCGCAAGGTACTCATAGCCAATAGAAATGAGAAGAAAATTATCCCGGATATTTCTGAGAGAATAAAAATCGGCCTTATTTATGGTCATTTGGAAGCCTTTTAAAATAAATTATAAACAAGTAATACAGCAAATAATCTTTTTTATCAAAAAAAATTGACAAACCTGAAAAACATCAAGTAAAACAACAAATTCGCAACATCGATACATATGTTAATTTACCCGTTTTACCTGGAAATAATTTCCTAGGGTATATAAATAAAGTCGGCATATGCCGTCAAATGATAAATAAAAGTTTTATAAAACTGACTTGGGACTATAATGGCTGATAAGAATAAAGGAAGAATAAAATTAAACAGCGAAATGTGCAAGGGTTGTTATCTTTGTATTTCAGTATGCCCGAAACATATTATTGCTGTATCTGAAACCCTTAACCATCAGGGGTATTACCCTGTAAAGAGTACGGATAACAGTGATGACCCGAAGTGTACAGGGTGCGCAATGTGTGCAACCATATGCCCTGATGTTGCAATAGAGGTTTATCGTGACTGAAAAAGTACTGATGAGTGGAAACCATGTTATAGGCGAGGCAGCAGTGAGGGCCGGTTGCAGATTTTATGCAGGATACCCTATTACCCCCCAGAACGAACTTACCGAGTACATGGCAGGTGCAATGGCAAAGCTAAATGATGGGACATTTATACAGGCAGAGAGCGAAATAGCGGCCATTAATATGCTTATAGGGGCATCAATGGCAGGGGCACGTGTCATGACAAGTTCATCAAGCCCGGGTATAAGCCTTAAACAGGAGGGTATCTCATTTTTATCCGCCCTTGAACTCCCTGCGGTTATAGTAAACTGTATGCGCGGCGGCCCGGGGTTAGGAAATATTGCACCGTCCCAGGGTGACTATTTTCAGGCCACGCGTGGTGGAGGACACGGTGACTACAGGAATATTGTCCTTGGCCCTGCAACAGGTCAGGAGATCTGCGACCTTGTGACAAAGGCATTTGACTATGCAGATGAATACCGCACCCCTGTAATGATACTTCTAGACGGGATGATGGGGCAGATGATGGAACCGGTTGTTTTTCCTGAATACAGGGACATTTACACACTACCAGAAAAACCATACAAGATCGATGGCGCAAAGGGAAGGCCAAGGCGTGTTATCAAATCCCTTCTGCTTGATGTAAATGTTGAAGAGGCACACAACTGGAAGCTTGTTAAACGATATGAGCAGATAAAAGAAAAGATCCAGATGGCAGAATCATACCGTACAGATGACGCAAAACTCACAGTGATTGCCTATGGTATTGCGGCCAGGATAGCTAAAAGCGCTGTTGATAGGGCAAGAGAAGAAGGTATAAAGGCAGGGCTTTTCAGGCCTGTTACCCTTTGGCCTTTCCCCGAAAAATACTTAAAAGAGGCAGCCTCAAATAATACAGAATTTCTAATCTATGAGATGAGTACAGGCCAGATGATCGAGGATGTAAGGCTATCGTTAAACGGAAGCAGCAGGATACATTTTTATGGCCGTCCGGGAGGGCCAGTATCCACACCAGCGGACATATTTGAACAGATAAAAAAATATTATCCTGAATAACTGACCGTTATCAGGTTTTTATTACAAGGGATCACATATGACAGAGACAATCTTTAAAAAACCAAAGTATCTTAAGGATGCGGTTTTTCACTACTGCCCGGGCTGCGGCCACGGTATAACCCACCGTCTTGTGGCAGAGGTTATTGAAGAGCTTGATATAGCTGACAGATCCATATGCGTGCCCCCTGCAGGATGTGCTGTACTCGCTTATGACTATTTTGATATTGATGTGGGCGAGGCTGCCCACGGCAGAGGCGCTGCTGTTGCAACCGGTCTGAAGAGGGTACTCCCTGACAGGATAGTATTCACATACCAGGGTGACGGCGATATGGCTGCCATAGGCACTGCCGAGACAATACATGCAGCAAACAGGGGTGAAAATATAACAACCATCTTTATCAATAACGGAACCTACGGTATGACAGGCGGTCAGATGGCGCCGACCACACTTGTTGGGCAGAAATCCACCACTACACCGGGTGGCAGGGATACAAAAAGGGATGGTAACCCATTAAGGTTAAGCGAAATGCTGGGGCTCCTGGATGGTACATTTTATATTGAACGTGTCTCTGTCACCTCACCAAAAAATATAAGGGCTGCAAAGAAGGCCATAAAAAAGGCATTCAAGATACAGATGGACAACCTCGGATACTCACTGGTAGAGGTGCTGTCCCCATGCCCTACAAACTGGAAGATGTCACCAGTTGATTCATGTAAATGGATAGATGAATACATGACTAAGGTATTCCCCCTGGGTGTAATAAAGGATAATTCAGATAATAAGTGAGAAAGGGGATATTTGAGATGATTACCAAAACAGCTTTTGCAGGATCAGGCGGGCAGGGAGTCCTTTCAATGGGATATATCCTTGCCTATGCTGCCATGAGAGATAAAAAAAATGTGACATACCTCCCTTCTTACGGGGCAGAGGTGCGCGGCGGCACTGCAAACTGCACTGTATGTATATCAGATGAAGAGATCGCTTCACCGGTCGCCTCAGCGCCGGATTATGCCATTGTTCTCAATAAGCCATCCATGATCAAGTATCAGGGCATGATCAGAAAAGGTGGAATCATGCTGGTTAACTCCTCACTTGTGGATGCAAAGGCTGAGAGGACGGATATAGAGGTGGTATATATCCCGGCTAATAAGCTCGCCCTTGAACTCGGCAGTGAACGGGCAGTAAACATGATCATGCTTGGGGCATTTGCAGCAAAAACAGGGGTAACCTCCCTTGAATCCCTCGCAGGCGGGATGAGCGATGTGTTGAAATCCAAGAACGCCGGCCTTGTTGATCTGAATAAAAAGGCTATGGAAAAGGGGGCAGAATACGCTCTTAATCCCAGATAAAAGAGGATTCATATAAACTCTATCAAAGAGGCGTCATAATCCTCAACCTTTTCATATCCCATAAGATTTAAAAGGGTTGCTGCTACACTGGAAAGGCCCCTCTCCTTTAGCTGAGCCATCCGGTATTCGCCTTTATATTGGGGATCAACAATGACAAAAGGTACAGGGTTCAGTGTATGTGATGTCTTTACGCTTTTCTTTCCATCCTCTCCTATTGTAAACATGACATCCGCATTACCGTGATCAGCAGTAACAACAGCAATCCCACCCAGTTTTTCAACAACATAAATAAGCTCGCCAACGCATTTATCCACCATCTCAACCGCTGTTATGGCTGCATCCATAACCCCTGTATGGCCGACCATGTCGCCATTTGCAAAATTGAGCCTGCCGAACCGGTATTTTCCTGTCTCAAGCAAAGTGATAACCGCATCCTTGATCTCAATGGCCTTCATTTTGGGCGCCTTATCAAACTGTATCCTGTCAGATGGTATTTCAATATATTTTTCAATGAATTCATCAATATATCCTGACCGGTTCCCGTTCCAGAAATATGTTACATGACCGAACTTCTGGGTCTCTGATACAGCGAAGGATGTGATCCTGGAAGCACACAGGTATTCACTCACAGTGCGCTCTATGGAAGGGGGCTGTACAAGATAATTGGGCGGGATATGTGTATCGCCGTCATATTCCATCATGCCTGCATAAAGGATGTCCGGTAAGGGGCCGCGGTCAAACTCCGTGAAATCCTTTTCTGCAAAGGCCCTTGATATCTCTATAGCCCTGTCACCCCTGAAATTAAAGAATACAACCGAATCACCATCCTTTATTGTGCCGCATGGTTCACCATCACTACCTGTAATGACAAATGAATCAAGGTACTGATCAGTGATCCGAGGATCTTCAGCATAATAGGTCTTGATGGCCTCTTCAGCAGACCTGAATCTTCTGCCCTTGCCAAGCACATGGGCATCCCATCCCCTTTTTACTATGTTCCAGTCCGCATTGTATCTGTCCATTGTAACCTTCATGCGTCCCCCACCTGAGGCTATCCTGTAATCAAGGTTTTTATCCCTTGATATATCCTCAAGCCTTTTTTCAGTCGGAATAATGTAAGAAAGCGCGCTCTTTTCGCCAACATCCCTTCCGTCCAGCAGGGTATGTACCCTCACCTTTTTTACTCCTGATTCCAAACACTTACCTATAAATATATAAAGATGATCAATATGGGAATGGACATTACCATCGGAAAGAAGCCCGATAAAATGAATAGTCCCGCCTTTTTTTGAGCGGGATTCCATATCATGCCATATTTTTGACGTAAATACATTTCCGTTCCTCAGTGCAGTATTAACCAGGCTTGCCCCCTGCTCAAAGACCCTCCCTGCACCAAGTGCATTGTGCCCCACCTCGCTGTTACCCATGTCATCATCAGAGGGAAGACCTACAGCCCTGCCATGCGCCTTTAACATTGTGTAGAGTTCTGATTTAAACAGGCGATCCAGGACAGGCGTATCTGCAAGATAAACTGCATTGGTCTCATCATTCTTACCGATCCCTATGCCATCCATAATAATAAAAAGCAGCGGGCCTTTTCTTCCTTTAAAATTTTTCAGGGGCGCTAGTTCAAGGGACATTTTATTCTCCATTAGATTTGGTATTTAAGAATGGATGTTACGACAAAACAGAGAAACTGGTCAAGAAATCTATTATTTTTTACCTATATTATGTGCTGCGTCAACTTTTCGTCTATTCTTCAATTTTACTATTAGACCTCATAAAAAAAGAATGGTTAAGATCAAGATAAACCCGATCATGCTGTTACAGGAACTCCTAATAAACTTAATGTAATACATTGATATCTTTTGTTTAATTTAATTTTTCCATTAAATAGCTATAAAGAAAAAAAAGACCCTGTCAGGGCAGCCCTGACAGGGTCTTTTTTCAGAGATTAGGAATGAAGTAAAGGAGGGAGACTCCATTTCCTTGATAACTTATATAGCAATTTTGATGCCAGACTCAGGTTAATTTCTATATATTTATTGTTAAAAATCTGTCAGAAAGCCTCTTAATCTTTTTCATATCTACTTCCACACCGAGCCCTGTACTATCTAAAACCTGGGCCTTTCCCCCGAATTCAAATGATACATCCCTGTCAGTAATATTCTGCGCAAGAAGCTGGTTATCATATGAACCATCATAATAGAGAGCATCATTTGAAAGAAGTGAGAGTGCGCGCCCTGCAGCAGATAAAAGACCTGATTCACCGAGCTGGCAGCCGATCTGAAACTTCATGCCTCTCTTGCGACAGTAATCTATCATATTCAAGGAACGTCTGAACCCTCCGCATTTGGAGAGCCTTATGTTGATCACCTGATAACACCCGGTTCCATTAATGGCAACAAGGTCACCAAGGGTACAGGCAGACTCATCTGCCATCAGTTCAATCCCATGTTTAAGGGCCTTCCGGCTCAGCCTGATGATATCAGGGTCATCAGGGGACATCGGCTGTTCAAGTAACTGAACCTTATACCTTTTTAGGAGTTCAAGGTGAGCTTCACCTGTTTCAAGGCCCCATGCACCATTTATATCAACCTTGAGGTCATAACCCTCACTGTAAACCCTGCTTACTGTTTCACAAAGCCTGTGATTATGCCCATAATCATGGCCCAGTTTCAGCTTTATTTTTGATATACCAAGTGCCTTGATCCTCTCGCATACCTTTTCAACGACCTCCAGATTCCCGAGGGGTATGGCTGCCCCGTAAAAAACAGTATCGGTAAAACAGGCCTTTGAAAAATAATCCATCAGCGGCCTGTTTTCACACCTGGCCAGTGCA encodes:
- a CDS encoding 4Fe-4S dicluster domain-containing protein, translated to MADKNKGRIKLNSEMCKGCYLCISVCPKHIIAVSETLNHQGYYPVKSTDNSDDPKCTGCAMCATICPDVAIEVYRD
- the vorB gene encoding 3-methyl-2-oxobutanoate dehydrogenase subunit VorB; this encodes MSGNHVIGEAAVRAGCRFYAGYPITPQNELTEYMAGAMAKLNDGTFIQAESEIAAINMLIGASMAGARVMTSSSSPGISLKQEGISFLSALELPAVIVNCMRGGPGLGNIAPSQGDYFQATRGGGHGDYRNIVLGPATGQEICDLVTKAFDYADEYRTPVMILLDGMMGQMMEPVVFPEYRDIYTLPEKPYKIDGAKGRPRRVIKSLLLDVNVEEAHNWKLVKRYEQIKEKIQMAESYRTDDAKLTVIAYGIAARIAKSAVDRAREEGIKAGLFRPVTLWPFPEKYLKEAASNNTEFLIYEMSTGQMIEDVRLSLNGSSRIHFYGRPGGPVSTPADIFEQIKKYYPE
- a CDS encoding 2-oxoglutarate oxidoreductase; this translates as MTETIFKKPKYLKDAVFHYCPGCGHGITHRLVAEVIEELDIADRSICVPPAGCAVLAYDYFDIDVGEAAHGRGAAVATGLKRVLPDRIVFTYQGDGDMAAIGTAETIHAANRGENITTIFINNGTYGMTGGQMAPTTLVGQKSTTTPGGRDTKRDGNPLRLSEMLGLLDGTFYIERVSVTSPKNIRAAKKAIKKAFKIQMDNLGYSLVEVLSPCPTNWKMSPVDSCKWIDEYMTKVFPLGVIKDNSDNK
- a CDS encoding 2-oxoacid:ferredoxin oxidoreductase subunit gamma; this translates as MITKTAFAGSGGQGVLSMGYILAYAAMRDKKNVTYLPSYGAEVRGGTANCTVCISDEEIASPVASAPDYAIVLNKPSMIKYQGMIRKGGIMLVNSSLVDAKAERTDIEVVYIPANKLALELGSERAVNMIMLGAFAAKTGVTSLESLAGGMSDVLKSKNAGLVDLNKKAMEKGAEYALNPR
- a CDS encoding 2,3-bisphosphoglycerate-independent phosphoglycerate mutase, with the translated sequence MSLELAPLKNFKGRKGPLLFIIMDGIGIGKNDETNAVYLADTPVLDRLFKSELYTMLKAHGRAVGLPSDDDMGNSEVGHNALGAGRVFEQGASLVNTALRNGNVFTSKIWHDMESRSKKGGTIHFIGLLSDGNVHSHIDHLYIFIGKCLESGVKKVRVHTLLDGRDVGEKSALSYIIPTEKRLEDISRDKNLDYRIASGGGRMKVTMDRYNADWNIVKRGWDAHVLGKGRRFRSAEEAIKTYYAEDPRITDQYLDSFVITGSDGEPCGTIKDGDSVVFFNFRGDRAIEISRAFAEKDFTEFDRGPLPDILYAGMMEYDGDTHIPPNYLVQPPSIERTVSEYLCASRITSFAVSETQKFGHVTYFWNGNRSGYIDEFIEKYIEIPSDRIQFDKAPKMKAIEIKDAVITLLETGKYRFGRLNFANGDMVGHTGVMDAAITAVEMVDKCVGELIYVVEKLGGIAVVTADHGNADVMFTIGEDGKKSVKTSHTLNPVPFVIVDPQYKGEYRMAQLKERGLSSVAATLLNLMGYEKVEDYDASLIEFI